NNNNNNNNNNNNNNNNNNNNNNNNNNNNNNNNNNNNNNNNNNNNNNNNNNNNNNNNNNNNNNNNNNNNNNNNNNNNNNNNNNNNNNNNNNNNNNNNNNNNNNNNNNNNNNNNNNNNNNNNNNNNNNNNNNNNNNNNNNNNNNNNNNNNNNNNNNNNNNNNNNNNNNNNNNNNNNNNNNNNNNNNNNNNNNNNNNNNNNNNNNNNNNNNNNNNNNNNNNNNNNNNNNNNNNNNNNNNNNNNNNNNNNNNNNNNNNNNNNNNNNNNNNNNNNNNNNNNNNNNNNNNNNNNNNNNNNNNNNNNNNNNNNNNNNNNNNNNNNNNNNNNNNNNNNNNNNNNNNNNNNNNNNNNNNNNNNNNNNNNNNNNNNNNNNNNNNNNNNNNNNNNNNNNNNNNNNNNNNNNNNNNNNNNNNNNNNNNNNNNNNNNNNNNNNNNNNNNNNNNNNNNNNNNNNNNNNNNNNNNNNNNNNNNNNNNNNNNNNNNNNNNNNNNNNNNNNNNNNNNNNNNNNNNNNNNNNNNNNNNNNNNNNNNNNNNNNNNNNNNNNNNNNNNNNNNNNNNNNNNNNNNNNNNNNNNNNNNNNNNNNNNNNNNNNNNNNNNNNNNNNNNNNNNNNNNNNNNNNNNNNNNNNNNNNNNNNNNNNNNNNNNNNNNNNNNNNNNNNNNNNNNNNNNNNNNNNNNNNNNNNNNNNNNNNNNNNNNNNNNNNNNNNNNNNNNNNNNNNNNNNNNNNNNNNNNNNNNNNNNNNNNNNNNNNNNNNNNNNNNNNNNNNNNNNNNNNNNNNNNNNNNNNNNNNNNNNNNNNNNNNNNNNNNNNNNNNNNNNNNNNNNNNNNNNNNNNNNNNNNNNNNNNNNNNNNNNNNNNNNNNNNNNNNNNNNNNNNNNNNNNNNNNNNNNNNNNNNNNNNNNNNNNNNNNNNNNNNNNNNNNNNNNNNNNNNNNNNNNNNNNNNNNNNNNNNNNNNNNNNNNNNNNNNNNNNNNNNNNNNNNNNNNNNNNNNNNNNNNNNNNNNNNNNNNNNNNNNNNNNNNNNNNNNNNNNNNNNNNNNNNNNNNNNNNNNNNNNNNNNNNNNNNNNNNNNNNNNNNNNNNNNNNNNNNNNNNNNNNNNNNNNNNNNNNNNNNNNNNNNNNNNNNNNNNNNNNNNNNNNNNNNNNNNNNNNNNNNNNNNNNNNNNNNNNNNNNNNNNNNNNNNNNNNNNNNNNNNNNNNNNNNNNNNNNNNNNNNNNNNNNNNNNNNNNNNNNNNNNNNNNNNNNNNNNNNNNNNNNNNNNNNNNNNNNNNNNNNNNNNNNNNNNNNNNNNNNNNNNNNNNNNNNNNNNNNNNNNNNNNNNNNNNNNNNNNNNNNNNNNNNNNNNNNNNNNNNNNNNNNNNNNNNNNNNNNNNNNNNNNNNNNNNNNNNNNNNNNNNNNNNNNNNNNNNNNNNNNNNNNNNNNNNNNNNNNNNNNNNNNNNNNNNNNNNNNNNNNNNNNNNNNNNNNNNNNNNNNNNNNNNNNNNNNNNNNNNNNNNNNNNNNNNNNNNNNNNNNNNNNNNNNNNNNNNNNNNNNNNNNNNNNNNNNNNNNNNNNNNNNNNNNNNNNNNNNNNNNNNNNNNNNNNNNNNNNNNNNNNNNNNNNNNNNNNNNNNNNNNNNNNNNNNaggctggaatgcagtggtgcgatctcagcttactgcaacctctgcctcccaggtctcccaggttcaagtgattcttgtgcctcagcctcccaagtagctggaattacaggtgtatgctaccacacctggctgatttttgtgcctttagtagagacggggtgtcaccatgttgcccaggctggtctggggcttctgggctcaagcgattcacccgcttcagcctcccaaagtgctgggattacaggcatgagctaccgtgcccggcctctatcACACTTCTTATGCCACCCAGATAAGTGTTTTCATGCATctgtctcctctccctctctggaGAACAGGGATCAAGGCTGATATCTTTGTATCTACAGCACCAGCCATAATCACTCCCTCttggccacacacacacagggcagGCATGCATGGATCCTtttgcacacaggcacacatatatGCCCTCCTTACACGGGAGAGACATACATACTTCTCTCTGTGTGGGCACACGTTCCTCTCCAGGCCAGTGTGTGTGAGGCAGGGCGGGAAGTGAGCCGGTGAGAAGCAAGGGAAATGAGACATGGACCTGGCACACAAACCCACCTCTCTCAGTTCCTCCAGCCCATATTCCACAGCCGCTGTCAGCACTTCTAGCACCTGTAGagtgggcggggtggggggagtggaAGGGAGTTTCCCCTGCCCTATGCCCACAGTGTAATGGGCAAACTCTTGCCTCTGGCACCCACCGCCTCTCCCACCCAGGACCCTGGTCAGCGGGCTCACAGAGTGACGGTGAAGCTTGacactgttggtatataggaacTCCAGCACTGCCAGGAAGGCCTCAGTTGGCACAGTGCTTAGCACCACAGGACTAGGCACCCCGGGGCCTGGCTCTGTGCCCAGAAGTCGCTGGAAGAAGTTGCATCTACAGGCCAACAAGCACCGATGGGCAAATACCTCCCGCTGTTCTTGACCGACCACGAAGCGAACATCACTgtgggagagaggcagagagccagCGGAGAGGAGGCCAGCACCTGGAGTGCAACTTGGGCTGTGCCTTTGCCCACTCTGGGTCTTAGTTTCCCATCCAGAATGTAAGAGACAGGGCTTGGTCCCTCCAGCAGAAGGTCTGGGACCCAAAGCCCTGAGTTCTAGTCCCAGCTCCACCTGGTGACTTCCTATCTTTGAATCTCAGGTTTCTCACCCATGAAATGGGACAATAATCCTAAACCTCAGGTCGCAGAGGAGGTGACTATGCTTGATCACTGAGGGGCATCTGGACTAACAGAAGCACGGGTGATCccaccttcccctctcctccccagccTGAGTCTTGGGGGAAGGGAAGCTTCTTTTGGCTCCTCCTCCACCAGCTGCAAACTCAGCTTTTTTCAGCCCTCCTCCAGACAGGCGGGTGTGGGGGCGTGGGGCACAGAGTGCGCACTGACTGCAAACAGACACAGCAGTGATGCACCATCATGAGCCAGATCACAGTTTCCATCTTCATGATCACTTCCGGCCCCAGCTCTGGGCCTCTAAACAAGGCAGGGGAGAGGAGGCAGATGAGGCTGGAGCCTCCTAGAGCCTCTTAGTCCCAGGTCCAAAGCCTGGGGGGTTCACATTACCCAGACCAGACTGTGACCCCGAAGAAGCAGGGTGATGGAAGTTACCATCCTTCGGGGAAGAGCTCAGATCTGAGACCATGAGGACAGAGAGCTTCATTCTAGCTCTCCTGAGCAGCCCGGCCTCCTGTAAACTCTACCCCTGGTTTCAGACACCACTGGCATCCTGGCCAGCAGGGAGCAGCCAGCACTCCCGAGGCTTCCTGTCAGGGACTATGGCTCAATCCCTCGAGCTCTGTTCTTGTGAAGCCTCAGTTCCCAGAACAGGTCATCTGTTCCTTTTCTTCGAGCAGGGAAGCCTCAATACCAAGCTGAGTGAGTAGAGGGAGGAGGGGAATCATGACCCACCATCTCTCAGGATCCCAGGGCCTGAGAATCATTCCCTTCTGCCAGGAGCCCAAAGTccaaagaaggaagggctttgcCTGAGCTCACACAGCAGCTCCAGGTTCTAGCCCCCAGGACCCTGCCAGCCTTGCCTCTGGCCCTCAGGGTCTCACAGACACTGAGTGACCAGTAGCCATGTTCCACATTTGACTTCCCCACAGCGTGAGTTCACCAGGGAGGACGGCCAAGTTCTAATTCCCAGCCTCTTCTCACCAGGGCCTCCTTAGAGTCCTGGGGCCCTCAGAGCTAGCTAAGGAAAACCCGCAGGCGGGGCCCACCCCTCACCTGTATCGTGGGTTGTTGATGAGGCTTCGGAGTGCTGCGGAAAAAGGTTCAGCTTTCCCATGCACGACCAGTCCCAGGGGCTCCATGGGTgagaaggggtgggggtgggggagggagccTAGGAGGCCTGGCCAGGTCCTAGAGCTGGTGAGGCTAGCAAGGCCCGAGAGGGAGAAGCAGGGACTTGGGAGGCCTGTTTGCTGAGAAGCTGAAGTTTAGGAGTGGAGCAGGAGAGGCCCAAGCTACTGAAGGCATCAGGggccagaggctcagggacaggaacagacacagggaggggaccaggagaagctgaggctggagtggcCTATGGTCCTGGGAAGAGGCTGGCTGGCTGGCGGCGGCGAAAGAGGCCCTGGCTGGGAGTCTGCCCAGGCAGCCGCCGGGTGGGAAGCCTGTGGGTTTCCATGGAAACTGGAGCTGGCCTGAGAAGAGGCTCCACCCATCTCCCGGGCAGGCCCAGGGAAAACTTCAGCCCTTAGAGGGGCATTAAGCGCCGTATGAGGGTCTTAGCCCCCGGAAGCCGAGCCTGCCCTAGGTTCAGAGTTCAAACTCCTTACCCTCGTAACCCTTCCCTCCTCCACAGGCACACAGGGTCAGGATCTGCTTAGCCAGGCCTGGGAATCCCCCACTCAACAGGGAAAATCCTCGCCCCCATAGATGGGTCAGGGCCCAGACCTGGCTTGTTTGGGAGGGGACAGCCCTGTCCCTGTCAGAGGGGGAGTCACATGAGTTGTCAGCTCTGGCAGAGGTGTCACAGCCTCTGCCATCTCTGAAATGCAACATTGGGGAAATCTAGGTACTAGGGCACACAAGAGGTGTAGCCAGCTGGGGACAAGCCCCAGGACACTTGGGTCAGCAAGGGTCACGAGGCTGGACTCGGTGTTCACTGCCGAGTCACTGCCGCTTTGTAAGGCCTGGTTCCTACCAGCTGAGCCAATGGACCTCCCCTCCCCCCGCACATAGCCCTGAACTGAGGAAGTCATCCAAGCCCCACCCTAACTCTGCCCGGGAGCGGAAATGTTTGTCCTTGTCGAGGCTGACTGACGGGGAGACAACAGAGCCATGACGTGTTCCTTCCTGTGGGTCCAGACCCTGGACTcctgagccaccgcccccgcAGCCTCAAGATCTCCCCCTATCCTAGGCCTCTGTGACTTGTTCATAATGGCCAGTCTCCACAAGGGGAGAAAACGGGCCCTGGCTCAAGCGCCCTGGGGTAGGACGAAGCCTTTCTGACCACAGCCTCGCTCTACATCTGCCCCTCTGTCGCCTGCGCTTAGGAAGTTTGCCTCTGAGCTGCAAGACCCTGTCGGCCGCTCTCCCTGATGACCCCACGCTCAGCACATGCTCACAGTAACAGGGCTCTCAGGTTAAGCCAGAGCCGGACTGGAGGGAGGGATCCTTGGAGGGAGGAGTGTTTGCTCCAGCAACCATGGCAACTCCACAACACAGGTCCTTCCCCTCCCACTTGCCCTTCAGGCCAGTGGGGCCAGGGCTGTGGAGCCTGACAGAACTCAGAAGCCAAAGCCTGCAGGTGACTCAGGTGCCTGAGGGAGTTTCGGGAGCAGAGGGCGGCCATCCCAGAACTGATTCTGGAGGAAGTGGGATCAGAGGCCaaaggcagaaggtggaaggggcTTCACAAGTCGTCTGCCCTCAGCCTGGGCCAGGTGTAGGGGAGATCTTTGTGCCAGCCACTCTAGAGTAGACCTGGGTGGAAGATGACTCGATTCAACACCCCCAGGGCTGGAAGGTTCTGTGGGGTTGAAAGAGGTGATCTGTCAGTCTTTCCTGGTTAGGTGTTGGAGGCACTGCCTCCATGGtccaggctgaggcagaggccTGCTTCTCCTTCCAGAGAAGTAGGGTGGCAGGGAGAAATGGCAGTCTCTAAGACTCTGAGCGTACCTGGCTAACCTCCATAGTGCCCAGAGAAGGAACTCAGCAGGCAGGGACTAGCCCAGGATCCCAGTCCCAGCAGCCTCCTGTCCCTTGCTCATGTGTCTAACAACCTTTAACCTTCTTAGCACCTaggaacccaggcagcctgggacTATCTGATCCACTTGTTCTAAAACACAGGTAAGAAGGGAGTAGAAGGTAAAAACCCTTGACATCACTGAgcaagaggctggggtgggtagACAGATGCCCAGTGAAGGCCACCCTGAGGGTAGGTCCTCTAGCCAGCAGGTCCATGGCCAGCAGGCCTCTGCCCCCGGGACGCCAGGAGGAGGAGAATGCCAAAGACTACGGGCCGAAACCCTCACCAGTGCGGCCCCGAGGCCGCCGGCCCAGCATTGATGAGGCGCGACCGGCAGGTCCAGGTCCTGGCCCGGCCTCTCGCCGGGGCTCCATGCTGGGCCTGGCCGCGTCCTTCTCCCGTCGCAACTCGCTGGCCGGGCCAGGCGCGGGTCCTGGGGGTCGGCGGCCATCCCTGGGCCCGGTGCCCCCTCTGGGCTCACGGGTCAGCTTCTCAGGGTTGCCTCTGGCGCCCGTCCGTGGGGTGGCGCCCTCCTACCGCACGGAGCCGGTGCCCGGGGAGCGCTGGGAGGCTGCGCGCGCACAGCGTGCCCTGGAGGCGGCACTGTCCGCAGGGCTGCGCGACGCGTGCTACTCCGGCGCCGAGGCCGCACGGCTGGTGCAGGCGCTCTGCGAGCAGGTGCACGTTCGCCTGCGCGAGCTCAGCCTGCCGCGCTACAAGCTGGTGTGCAGCGTGGTGCTGGGGCCGCGCGCGGGCCAGGGCGTTCACGTGGTCAGCCGCGCGCTCTGGGACGTGGCGCGCGACGGGCTGGCCTCGGTCTCTTACACCAACACCTCGCTCTTCGCGGTGGCCACGGTCCACGGGCTCTACTGCGAGTGAGGGGGAGTCCAATTCTGCAAAATTGTTTATTATCCTAGGAGGAGGCCCCCCTGGGGCTCACATCCCAATAAATAAGTGTCTGACAATAAATAAAAGTGGTCCATAAATAACGCCCCCTAGCTGGGAGCTAAGGCTCAGGCTTATCTTGGAGAGGGGGTAGGAGCCAGCGAAGACAAGCCGCCCCCAACTCCAGTAAAGCTGGTCCCTGATTCCCTGGGGGATTCGGCCCAAAGCCCCCAGTGAGGCACCAAAGGAAGGGGGAGGGCCACAAAGGCAAGGGCCAGAGCCTTACAGGCACAGGCCTCAGGCCTCAGGGCTTGGGTCCTAGGCTGGGCTGCGGTCCCGGAGCAGGCGCAGAGCATAGCGGAGTCGCTGCCGCAGGTCTGGAGAGCAGCCCAGCTGCCGAAGGTGGGAAGCGA
The genomic region above belongs to Piliocolobus tephrosceles isolate RC106 chromosome 1, ASM277652v3, whole genome shotgun sequence and contains:
- the BTBD19 gene encoding BTB/POZ domain-containing protein 19 isoform X1, whose translation is MEPLGLVVHGKAEPFSAALRSLINNPRYSDVRFVVGQEQREVFAHRCLLACRCNFFQRLLGTEPGPGVPSPVVLSTVPTEAFLAVLEFLYTNSVKLHRHSVSPLTRVLGGRGGGCQRQEFAHYTVGIGQGKLPSTPPTPPTLQVLEVLTAAVEYGLEELREVAVTFGLGPLQERCVAFIEAHSQEALRSQGFLELSAAALLPLLRSDKLCVDEAELVRAARSWARVGAAVLERPVAEVAAPVVKELRLALLAPAELSALEEQNRQEPLIPVEQIVEAWKCHALRRGDEARGAPCRRRRGTLPREHHRFLDLSFK
- the TCTEX1D4 gene encoding tctex1 domain-containing protein 4 — translated: MASRPLPPGRQEEENAKDYGPKPSPVRPRGRRPSIDEARPAGPGPGPASRRGSMLGLAASFSRRNSLAGPGAGPGGRRPSLGPVPPLGSRVSFSGLPLAPVRGVAPSYRTEPVPGERWEAARAQRALEAALSAGLRDACYSGAEAARLVQALCEQVHVRLRELSLPRYKLVCSVVLGPRAGQGVHVVSRALWDVARDGLASVSYTNTSLFAVATVHGLYCE